A single Brachybacterium sillae DNA region contains:
- a CDS encoding response regulator transcription factor, with protein MMSPSSTARVARVLICDDDPIVRDALTGYLSREPDFTVTASVDNAEDALRAVDLVLMDLALPGMDGITATRTLRGLPAAPVVLVLTTFGTDEQVQAAIAAGAAGFLLKTTTSAALVAALRAALAGAGTVITPELASHLSRSPFGSAAAQVDVRDSDAAEELGLTAREIDVLELLCAAESNAGIADALNLSESTVKTHVSSLMAKLECSSRLHVAVRAFERGLVVPPRPRGDVDHR; from the coding sequence ATGATGTCCCCCTCGTCCACCGCCCGTGTCGCCCGGGTGCTGATCTGCGACGACGACCCGATCGTCCGGGACGCCCTGACCGGGTACCTCTCCCGCGAGCCCGACTTCACCGTGACCGCCTCGGTGGACAACGCCGAGGACGCCCTCCGGGCCGTGGACCTGGTGCTGATGGACCTGGCGCTGCCCGGTATGGACGGCATCACGGCGACCCGGACGCTGCGCGGACTGCCTGCCGCGCCCGTGGTGCTGGTGCTGACCACGTTCGGCACCGATGAGCAGGTGCAGGCCGCGATCGCCGCCGGCGCAGCGGGCTTCCTGCTGAAGACGACCACCTCGGCGGCCCTGGTGGCGGCGCTGCGGGCGGCGCTGGCGGGGGCGGGGACCGTCATCACCCCGGAGCTCGCCTCTCACCTCTCACGGTCCCCCTTCGGGTCCGCCGCGGCGCAGGTTGATGTGCGTGACAGTGACGCCGCCGAGGAACTGGGGTTGACGGCCCGGGAGATCGACGTGCTGGAGCTGCTGTGCGCGGCGGAATCCAACGCCGGCATCGCCGACGCACTCAACCTGTCGGAGTCGACGGTGAAGACCCACGTGTCGTCACTGATGGCGAAGCTGGAGTGCTCCTCCCGGCTGCATGTGGCGGTGCGTGCCTTCGAACGCGGACTGGTGGTGCCGCCCCGTCCCCGCGGCGACGTGGACCACCGCTGA
- a CDS encoding sensor histidine kinase, producing MTTPHPTSAAAAPLAARGPGRSFSVAPLLTGTLLLIATSPWANVNGLWSVLSWAILATLGGLSLVWPVPAAALVGVMLTLMYAVPALATGLGVLVSPVSLAICMARGSWRLGLPLAVWHTAVLVLATLRTTNTSEEFLAGAAVWVFFIALALLVGHWMGRAVRDLSRAERQRLADLEEQRRLIARELHDTAVRATTEVVLLAETAQSRAGLDPEAARDFARISRTARLATDELRTMMEQLRQAEGPPGSIAPAAVRASTWEDVLAARIDRLSLLGFDVRTHSESDSPVPREALGTLARCLDEVVANVHRHGDPSRSVSVFAQATASAVEVAVMNGIDPEDAPVPRGGDGLRGIRERLEPLRGTLEAHAEGTTFVTRLSIPLPLPQELA from the coding sequence GTGACGACGCCGCACCCCACCTCCGCTGCGGCCGCTCCGCTCGCCGCACGCGGGCCGGGGCGCAGTTTCTCCGTGGCCCCGCTGCTGACCGGCACGCTGCTGCTGATCGCCACCAGCCCGTGGGCGAACGTCAACGGCCTGTGGAGTGTCCTGAGCTGGGCGATCCTCGCCACTCTCGGCGGCCTCAGCCTGGTGTGGCCGGTGCCCGCTGCGGCCCTGGTCGGGGTGATGCTCACCCTGATGTACGCTGTTCCGGCACTCGCGACGGGTCTGGGCGTGCTGGTCTCCCCCGTCTCGCTGGCGATCTGCATGGCCCGCGGGTCGTGGCGTCTGGGTCTGCCGCTGGCCGTGTGGCACACCGCGGTGCTGGTCCTGGCGACACTGCGCACCACGAACACCTCCGAGGAGTTCCTCGCGGGTGCAGCGGTGTGGGTGTTCTTCATCGCCCTCGCCCTGCTGGTGGGGCACTGGATGGGTCGTGCGGTGCGCGACCTCTCCCGCGCCGAGCGACAGCGTCTGGCGGATCTCGAGGAACAGCGTCGACTCATCGCGCGCGAGCTGCACGACACCGCGGTGCGCGCCACCACCGAGGTGGTGCTGCTGGCGGAGACCGCCCAGTCGCGGGCGGGCCTGGACCCGGAGGCCGCCCGGGACTTCGCGCGCATCTCCCGCACGGCCCGCCTGGCCACCGACGAGCTGCGGACCATGATGGAGCAGCTGCGGCAGGCAGAGGGACCGCCCGGGTCGATCGCTCCGGCGGCCGTGCGCGCCTCCACCTGGGAGGACGTCCTGGCCGCCCGCATCGATCGGCTGAGCCTGCTCGGTTTCGACGTGCGCACCCACTCCGAGTCCGACAGCCCGGTGCCGCGGGAGGCGCTGGGCACCCTCGCCCGCTGCCTCGACGAGGTGGTCGCGAACGTGCACCGGCACGGTGACCCCTCCCGGAGTGTGAGCGTCTTCGCCCAGGCCACGGCCTCCGCCGTCGAGGTCGCCGTCATGAACGGCATCGACCCCGAGGACGCGCCGGTGCCCCGTGGTGGCGACGGGCTGCGGGGGATCCGGGAGCGTCTGGAACCCTTGCGCGGCACGCTCGAGGCCCACGCCGAGGGCACCACCTTCGTCACCCGCCTGTCCATCCCCCTCCCCCTCCCCCAGGAGCTCGCATGA
- a CDS encoding Fur family transcriptional regulator codes for MTSTQTPADALRRVGLRVTAPRVAALQAVAEQPHVDADSVTVAVRARLGAVSRQTVYDVLAALEEAGLVRRVIDGGRRALYEVDHHDDHHHVLCRRCGRLEDVPARTAQSVPPPASEAHGFTVDEVDVLYRGLCPQCAALTDVVPA; via the coding sequence ATGACGTCCACGCAGACCCCCGCCGACGCCCTGCGTCGGGTCGGACTGCGCGTCACCGCGCCCCGCGTAGCCGCCCTGCAGGCGGTGGCGGAGCAGCCCCACGTCGATGCGGACTCCGTCACCGTCGCGGTGCGGGCCCGTCTCGGCGCCGTGTCCCGCCAGACCGTCTACGACGTGCTGGCGGCATTGGAGGAGGCGGGCCTCGTCCGCCGCGTGATCGACGGTGGTCGGCGCGCGTTGTACGAGGTCGATCACCACGACGACCACCACCACGTCCTGTGTCGCCGCTGCGGCCGCCTGGAGGACGTGCCGGCTCGCACCGCCCAGAGCGTGCCCCCGCCGGCGTCGGAGGCCCACGGCTTCACCGTCGACGAGGTGGACGTCCTCTACCGGGGGCTGTGTCCGCAGTGCGCGGCCCTCACCGACGTCGTCCCCGCCTGA
- a CDS encoding catalase: MTQFDPTQSHDSTKPSTQESGAPRPNDAHSLTVGPDGPLLLHDVALVEKLARFDRERIPERSPHAKGSGAFGEFVTTEDVSKYTKAGLFQPGVKTPMLARFSTVAGELGSPDTWRDVRGFALKFYTQEGNYDLVGNNTPVFFVRDPMKFPDFIHSQKRLPDSGLRDGTMQWDFWTLSPESAHQVTYLMGQRGLPKTWRHMNGYSSHTYMWVNEAGEKFWVKYHFKTNQGMEFLSNEEAERLAGVDAEYHRRDLFESIKKGEYPSWDLHVQVMPYAEAKTYRFNPFDLTKVWSHEDYPLIKVGTMTLNQNPVNHFAQIEQAAFSPSNIVPGIGFSPDKMLLSRVFSYPDAHRNRIGTNFQQLPVNRPVVETNSYDKEGAMQFFHSGDAPVYAPNSFGRAYTDTQGPVDNGWEADGEMVRAAYTLHAEDDDFGQAGTLVREVFDDAQREEFVETVAGALDGVQEPVLSRAFEYWKKVDQQIGERIEKAAKAKAGDNIPGMTAN; this comes from the coding sequence ATGACGCAGTTCGATCCGACCCAGTCGCACGACTCGACCAAGCCGTCCACCCAGGAGTCCGGTGCGCCGCGCCCGAACGACGCCCATTCGCTGACCGTCGGCCCCGACGGCCCCCTGCTGCTGCACGACGTCGCCCTCGTGGAGAAGCTCGCCCGCTTCGACCGCGAGCGCATCCCGGAGCGCAGCCCCCACGCGAAGGGCTCCGGCGCCTTCGGTGAGTTCGTCACCACCGAGGACGTCTCGAAGTACACCAAGGCTGGCCTGTTCCAGCCCGGCGTGAAGACCCCGATGCTGGCCCGTTTCTCGACCGTGGCCGGTGAGCTCGGTTCGCCCGACACCTGGCGTGACGTGCGCGGTTTCGCGCTGAAGTTCTACACCCAGGAGGGCAACTACGACCTCGTGGGCAACAACACCCCGGTGTTCTTCGTCCGCGACCCCATGAAGTTCCCCGACTTCATCCACTCGCAGAAGCGTCTGCCCGATTCGGGCCTGCGCGACGGCACCATGCAGTGGGACTTCTGGACCCTCTCCCCCGAGTCGGCCCACCAGGTCACCTACCTCATGGGCCAGCGCGGTCTGCCGAAGACCTGGCGCCACATGAACGGCTACAGCTCCCACACGTACATGTGGGTCAACGAGGCCGGCGAGAAGTTCTGGGTGAAGTACCACTTCAAGACCAACCAGGGCATGGAGTTCCTCAGCAACGAGGAGGCCGAGCGCCTGGCCGGTGTCGACGCCGAGTACCACCGCCGCGACCTGTTCGAGTCGATCAAGAAGGGCGAGTACCCCAGCTGGGACCTGCACGTGCAGGTGATGCCGTACGCCGAGGCGAAGACGTACCGCTTCAACCCGTTCGACCTCACCAAGGTGTGGTCGCATGAGGACTACCCGCTGATCAAGGTCGGCACCATGACCCTGAACCAGAACCCGGTGAACCACTTCGCGCAGATCGAGCAGGCGGCGTTCTCGCCGTCGAACATCGTGCCGGGCATCGGGTTCTCGCCCGACAAGATGCTGCTGAGCCGTGTGTTCTCCTACCCGGATGCGCACCGCAACCGCATCGGCACCAACTTCCAGCAGCTGCCGGTGAACCGCCCCGTCGTGGAGACCAACTCCTACGACAAGGAGGGTGCGATGCAGTTCTTCCACAGCGGTGATGCCCCGGTGTACGCCCCGAACTCCTTCGGTCGGGCGTACACGGACACGCAGGGTCCGGTCGACAACGGCTGGGAGGCCGACGGCGAGATGGTCCGCGCCGCCTACACCCTCCACGCCGAGGACGACGACTTCGGTCAGGCCGGCACCCTGGTGCGGGAGGTCTTCGACGACGCCCAGCGCGAGGAGTTCGTGGAGACCGTCGCCGGTGCCCTCGACGGGGTGCAGGAGCCCGTGCTCTCCCGCGCCTTCGAGTACTGGAAGAAGGTCGACCAGCAGATCGGTGAGCGCATCGAGAAGGCCGCCAAGGCCAAGGCCGGGGACAACATCCCGGGTATGACCGCCAACTGA
- a CDS encoding universal stress protein — protein MAVVLGFIPTPVGFAALDAAAAEAELRGGPLVLVNVIRDGDEDDPRHAHAEQLDRAMERLHRLSVRVDVRQVRTDADLSSALLDVVEEERAELLVLGIRRDQEVARHLLGTTAQKLLLSAPCDVLIV, from the coding sequence ATGGCCGTCGTCCTCGGATTCATCCCGACCCCGGTCGGTTTCGCCGCGCTCGACGCGGCCGCCGCGGAGGCCGAGCTGCGCGGGGGTCCGCTGGTGCTCGTGAACGTGATCCGTGACGGCGACGAGGACGATCCACGCCACGCCCACGCCGAGCAGCTCGACCGGGCGATGGAACGGCTCCACCGGTTGAGCGTGCGGGTGGATGTGCGCCAGGTCCGCACCGATGCCGATCTCAGCTCCGCCCTGCTCGACGTCGTCGAGGAGGAACGCGCCGAACTGCTGGTGCTCGGGATCCGCCGCGATCAGGAGGTCGCCCGGCATCTGCTGGGCACGACCGCTCAGAAGCTGCTGCTGTCGGCCCCCTGCGACGTGCTCATCGTCTGA
- a CDS encoding lysophospholipid acyltransferase family protein — translation MTLFYTLARPIVAPVMRALWAPRIEGLDHVPRHGAFLLVSNHLANVDSFLLPVVMPRQVRFIAKDVYWHKNGPVGLIQRAFFDAVGTVPVDRAALASGRGALDVALGILRQGDGFGIYPEGTRSKDGRLHAGKPGAAWLAQQAQCPVIPVGLSGTPELFAKGRWWRSRGVVRVRIGAPIDFTDLAPDLPEGVRRRRMTERIMDEIAALSGQERA, via the coding sequence GTGACCCTCTTCTACACGCTCGCCCGCCCGATCGTCGCCCCCGTGATGCGCGCCCTGTGGGCTCCGCGCATCGAGGGCCTCGACCACGTCCCCCGGCACGGGGCGTTCCTGCTGGTGTCCAACCACCTGGCGAACGTCGACTCGTTCCTGCTGCCGGTGGTCATGCCGCGGCAGGTGCGGTTCATCGCCAAGGACGTGTACTGGCACAAGAATGGGCCCGTCGGGTTGATCCAGCGGGCGTTCTTCGATGCCGTCGGCACCGTGCCGGTGGACCGGGCCGCTCTCGCCTCGGGCCGGGGGGCCCTCGACGTCGCGCTGGGCATCCTGCGGCAGGGCGACGGTTTCGGGATCTACCCGGAGGGCACCCGCTCCAAGGACGGCCGCCTGCACGCCGGAAAGCCGGGTGCTGCCTGGCTCGCCCAACAGGCGCAGTGCCCGGTGATCCCGGTGGGGTTGTCCGGCACCCCGGAGCTGTTCGCGAAGGGTCGATGGTGGCGGTCCCGCGGGGTGGTGCGGGTGCGCATCGGCGCCCCCATCGACTTCACCGATCTGGCGCCTGACCTGCCCGAGGGGGTGCGCCGTCGCCGCATGACCGAGCGGATCATGGATGAGATCGCGGCCCTGTCGGGCCAGGAGCGCGCCTGA
- a CDS encoding Gfo/Idh/MocA family oxidoreductase has protein sequence MPKILSVVVVGAGTVAQAVHLPLLRRRWDRFTLSALVDISPRRRQEAAEVFGVPEDRRFENVTELVAAIRAKQVEVDAALVASDGLHVEDVLALVRRGIPVLVEPPLGFSEDEIRQVVQFERMAGRRLVMIAHPQVFDAAVTRLAETVKARDLRMLDYEVLMPATQPMYGHAHVTASAYDLDTDLRMARRDALQKAVEAGSGDAATQRDRDLYVKGLLTGLAHQVAVVLHAFGPFDRIEAVRHWPSGVVPGSVEVLARLEGDAPVRLVWHYLPFAPEYVERIDALTARRRLQVRFALPSHLEERGEFSLREKDAGLVTETTRVSPTGPAEAMWEAFHEMVDRGTEPRIGAQEALEESALMRQLLARIVELDGRSIDSPADEGADSDTPAVTGAGKDVTDGDESAQQAPRDPEPEAVQDPAPDAEQDVEQDQAQDVEQGSAQDPLREVESADAVLPPAPEATFVNLDADPTPVEHEPTEPDTTRPQTTAPTVPQLETPEPPAPVLATEDTPTAVLPALDTPKSSGSVAVTEESVPVVDEVAARAVDEDDAWGLPARDLRD, from the coding sequence ATGCCCAAGATCCTGTCCGTCGTCGTGGTGGGAGCCGGGACCGTCGCGCAGGCGGTGCACCTGCCGCTGCTGCGCCGCCGCTGGGATCGCTTCACCCTCTCGGCCCTGGTGGACATCTCCCCGCGCCGCCGCCAGGAGGCCGCCGAGGTGTTCGGCGTGCCGGAGGACCGGCGCTTCGAGAACGTCACGGAGCTGGTGGCCGCGATCCGCGCCAAGCAGGTGGAGGTCGATGCCGCGCTGGTCGCCAGTGACGGGCTGCACGTCGAGGACGTGCTCGCGCTCGTGCGCCGCGGCATCCCGGTGCTGGTGGAGCCGCCGCTGGGGTTCTCCGAGGACGAGATCCGCCAGGTGGTGCAGTTCGAGCGCATGGCGGGGCGGCGCCTGGTGATGATCGCCCACCCGCAGGTGTTCGACGCAGCCGTCACCCGTCTGGCGGAGACGGTGAAGGCGCGGGATCTGCGGATGCTCGACTACGAGGTGCTGATGCCTGCCACGCAGCCGATGTACGGGCATGCGCATGTCACCGCCTCCGCCTACGACCTCGACACGGATCTGCGGATGGCCCGCCGCGATGCCCTGCAGAAAGCGGTGGAGGCCGGGTCCGGTGACGCCGCCACGCAGCGCGACCGCGACCTGTATGTCAAAGGTCTGCTGACCGGTCTCGCCCACCAGGTGGCGGTGGTGCTGCACGCCTTCGGTCCGTTCGACCGGATCGAGGCGGTGCGGCATTGGCCCTCCGGGGTGGTCCCCGGCAGTGTCGAGGTGCTGGCCCGTCTCGAGGGTGATGCCCCGGTGCGTCTGGTCTGGCACTACCTGCCGTTCGCCCCGGAGTACGTGGAACGGATCGATGCGCTCACCGCACGCCGCCGGCTGCAGGTGCGTTTCGCCCTGCCGTCGCACCTGGAGGAGCGCGGCGAGTTCTCCCTGCGCGAGAAGGACGCCGGACTGGTCACGGAGACCACCAGGGTCAGTCCGACCGGTCCTGCCGAGGCCATGTGGGAGGCGTTCCACGAAATGGTCGACCGCGGCACCGAGCCGCGGATCGGGGCGCAGGAGGCCCTCGAGGAGTCCGCGCTCATGCGCCAGCTGCTGGCACGGATCGTCGAGCTGGACGGGCGGAGCATCGACAGCCCCGCCGACGAAGGGGCCGACAGTGACACCCCCGCCGTGACCGGAGCCGGGAAGGACGTCACGGACGGGGACGAGTCCGCCCAGCAGGCTCCGCGGGATCCGGAGCCGGAGGCGGTGCAGGATCCGGCACCGGATGCGGAACAGGACGTGGAGCAGGATCAGGCGCAGGACGTGGAGCAGGGTTCGGCGCAGGACCCGCTGCGTGAGGTGGAGTCCGCCGACGCGGTTCTCCCGCCCGCGCCGGAGGCGACCTTTGTCAACCTCGACGCCGATCCGACGCCGGTCGAGCATGAACCCACCGAGCCCGACACGACCCGGCCGCAGACGACCGCGCCGACCGTGCCGCAGCTCGAGACGCCCGAACCGCCAGCCCCGGTCCTCGCGACGGAGGACACCCCCACTGCCGTGCTGCCCGCCCTCGACACCCCGAAGAGCTCCGGTTCGGTGGCGGTGACGGAAGAGTCCGTTCCGGTCGTCGACGAGGTCGCCGCACGGGCGGTCGACGAGGACGACGCCTGGGGCCTGCCGGCCCGCGACCTCCGGGACTGA